The genomic region ttattcttatcattatataaatagtcGCAATATCTATTTGTATCATCCGTCAAATTCCCATGCTCCCTTTTCGACTTGGCTCCACCATTACCATTACCACTATTACTACTACCGCTACCACTTCCATTATTAAGCACGTATATATCCCCCTCATAAAACCTACAACTGTCCATGAACCCTTTTGCATTTGAGTTTTCATCACCACCAGTGCAAATGGCCTCATTAATGGTTCTACCTGTATGATGGTCCTCCACCCCCTTCATAAACTTGTGTAATAAACCACTATTATTACATTTGgaaaagtatttatataaatggtTATACACATCGGCTATTGACTTGTCAATTGTAGTTTCCCCGTTCTTGCTCTTCTCTAATAGCCCATACAAATACGACAGCATTAAAACGGTGTTGCTACTACCGCTGGCTGTATCGCTGATTGTACCGTTGACTGTACCGCCAACTGTACCGTTGACTGTATCGTTGACTGTACTGTTGACTGTACCGTTGACTGTACTGTTGACTGTACCTGCGCTAATAGAGCGCCCAGTGCCAATATCACCATTGTTACAGCTGTACAGGTAATCGCAGTTCTTCGAATCATCGTCTATTATATTACCATATGGGCATTTTAGGTCAACAAACaggctattattatttcgtAGGGACTCCTCTATAAGGTGTTCTTGAATATCCTTGTGGTTCTTCTTATCTGTGTTACTtccatttttcatatttgtgTAGTTCTTTGAAACACTTTTGCTTATTTCGCTATTTAGTAGGTTCTTATATCTGTAACATGCACAATTAGTGCTATTTCCACTGTAATTGTCGCTTCCATTACCTCTGCTATTACCGCTGTTATTTCCTCTGGTACAACTGTCCAAGTGCACAGCACCCTGGTCAATGCCATTTACGTATGCTCCACTAACACTGGATGCATTCCCATCTCCCCCCAGAACATGGTTCAACTCGGCACTACGATTACTCTCCTCAAGGGGCTTCACTTCATGTATCATTTTGTCGTAATACAAATTTCCTTGATGTAAACTTTTGTTCctaagtatatttaaaatattcattttaacgTTTATTTCATACGGACTGAAAGCACTGTTATTATCAGCGTGTTCTTTATTAACatcattattgttttttggcttaataatgttatagacatttaatgtatttaattttgtactTTCTTTACTACTACAACTGCCGTCTTTCCCTGTATTATGCTCTGTTAAGAAGAAACTAGCTATCTGACTAGGGTTCACATCTGAGAAGGGTATCTTCTCCTTACCACTATTACCAACGCTACTACTGTTGTAGTCGCTAATATGATGCGTGCATTTATTTGCGTTTTTACCAAAACCTTGATATAGATGCTTCATATCATTCCATGGATTCAAAGAAGATAAGAAATTATTTCCATTATAGTTCATTGCTCCACGATAATCTTTATTTTCCTCATTTAATGGAAAGGATCTATTATGTGTTAGATTAAACGTGCTAGTTATATTTGAgttcaaataaatatttttaaacaaataattgTTTAGAATGTTTTTGCAATTTGTGTGATAATGGTCATAGGTGTAAGGCAAGTTGTAGTAATCCTTCGAGTTATTCAATACATAACCAAGATatgtgttattattattgctacaTTTCCAGCTACTTTCGCATGTGCAATTACTGCTAACGTGTAGGTTATCGACTGGATCTTCTAGACTATCATTTAGCATATCACCTTTATTGAAAATTCCTCTCTCAGCATTGTTTCGCAGACCATTTTGTTCGTTGAAATTATTCTTACAGTTCAGTTCCCTTAGATTTAAAGTCTTActcaataaataaatttttaataatttaaaaaaaatttccttaTTTAGAACATTCGTATTAGCCATGTTAGCGGAATCACTTGTGTTATTCGCATTACTCTCATTAGTGCGGTCAGTAACAGGATAACCACTGCCATTACTAGCGACATTACTACTACCAATACCTCTATATTCTTTGTTATTCGCGTTATCATCTCCATCATTGTGTTCATCAACCCCCTCAGCGTTAACTTCCTCGCTTCCCTTCTTACTTCCCTTTTTGGGTGCATCGGTAGTTGAGTTGCACTCGTTGCGAGTATCACTCTGATTGTTGGTAATTCCACTATCCTCTTTATTGTTCTTATCAGTTAGTTCTTCCTCATCATGATCGTTTACGTGGGCACTAATACTCTGTTCCACACACTTGCTCATATTTCCATCATACTGAAGCAGCATGTCCTTGATAAGATCCACTAGTTGCTTGTTGATACTAGAAGCAGTGTCGTTATCTCTAACATAAGTAGtaccatttttatttccataatTTTCTGTATATGCCCTACCATCGTACATATTCCCATTACCCAAGAATATTCGGTTCATGTAAGAAGAAAAGCGATGATCATTGTTAAGAATGTAATTAATGAAACTGTCAAAACTGTCAAAACTATCGATAATGGGATTACGGATGCACATACAgtcttcattatttttgtgcaaattttcttttaataaatgcATTTTCCTATATAGAATATCTTCCCTTATATCATCTAACAACAGAACAGAGAACTTTCGAATGATCTCCTGTTCGTCGTCGTGCTCAGAATATTTCCCCTGTTCGTTGcaattgtaattattatacaGATTCGTTCGTTCCTTATTCATCCAGTTGGTAGCTATATGATATATCATTTTGCTATTTATTTGGTCGTCTACACATTGGTCTCCATTTCTGCGTGCACCTGCGTCTACTCCTACTTCTTCGACTCCTTTACGCCCATTAGTGTAGCTGCTTACCCAATGATGTAAAAACTGGTTTAGTAAATAGTTCATGTGTTCATGATTTCCACCCATGTTAacgtttttatataaagcTAATCTGTTCATTTTTTGATTCTCTATTTCGACAATTCTAAGATTATTTaactttaaaattatgttgtatagtatatttccttttattgCTAATGTACCTTTCCctacttttattaatacagGACTAAATATAATGGAGTACGTGAATACATCTCTACAAAATAAAGTGTTcatgattttttttaaataaattaatttaatccTGCTTCTTCTCTTATTGATTTTTTTCACGTTCTTTATGTATGATGCTACATTAGTGAAGGCATTTGTTTTGTTCATGTTTCCCTCCTTTGGATTTATGTTCTTCGAGATGGAGATATTCAAGACAGATTCATTGTTCACTAATAACTCATCGTTTGAAGCAATTTCATCGATGTTTGGATTGTTCCCTTTCTTATTCTTCATattcatctttttcttttcactCAGTAAATacgaaatattattttcagtCAGCGTGATAACAGTAGTATACTGCTTATTCTTCTCACCATTGACATTGTCCTTCACATTGGCATCTACATTGTCCTTTACATTGGCATCTACACTGTCCTTTACATTGGCATCTACACTGTCCTTTACATTGGCATCTACACTGTCCTTTATATTGGCATCTACATCGACATCTACATCGACATCAATATTAACATCCATGTTAACATGCACAACATCCTCATCCTCATCCTCATTCtcatctttcttttttccttttagcATTAAATTATTCGACGAGTGACTGCTTTTATATACTGAGTCATACTCCTCTCCATCAAAATTAGCACACACTCCAATCTTCTTACCACTGACTTGTAACAGGTTTCCAGCTGATGCATCTAAGTCCTCCCCCTGCACTATACCTTTATCATCACTATGTatggaatattttatatatgataaaacaTTTTCACTTAAGACATTGTTATGCTTATTCAAATAATCCCTGCTCTGATCTTCCACATAACGAGTATCTCTACATTTTTGATGATTCTCATCTACTTCATTTCTCAGATCCTTTTCTTTGATAATACAACCTACATGTCCTTCCTTTCTATCAGTGCTTACATCTAGACTGTTTAGTCCTTTATCAGCAAAAGTTTCATCGAAGTAGTTCTTGTTGTTCATACACGATACTTGTACATCTTCCTCCTGCTCACCTTCCTTCTCTTCATGACCACCAACTGTTTGAGCACTTTGAACAAGTACgtaataatcttttttttcctcttttattTCTGACGATTCTATATGACCTTCTCCCTTCTTATCACCATTTTCTGCACACATCTCTTCAAATTTTTGAGGACATCTATTCCCCTCCTGAGATGTGTAATGCTTATCCATGTTtgtgttatttataatatcccTTGGTAATTTGTTATCATTGAAAAGGGCATTTTTCGAGTAACACTTCTTGTTCTCAACAAACCGTATTACATCTGGTGCTTCCTCTGCTTCTAACTCTGCGTCCACTATTACTGCTTCTTCCGATTCATCCTCATTATACAACTTCAACTTGAAATTATGCTCGTACTTATCCATCTTTGCACTGTCATTAATCACAGTCTCAATGCTAGTTCTCATGTAACTGGgagcataatatattttgtcttCTTCATCATTTTCCTTATCTTTGCTCAGTATACTATTTGTATTTGCACCCGTATTCATGCTATATTCCTCTTTACCTTTGTCCTTTTTTATCTTCAAagttatatcattattatgtatatcttTATCTTGTATTGTGTTATTATGCATAATTGAATTGTGCATTTCGCTGCTTACACAGTTTACATCGGTAGAAATAGTGTCTATCTTAATTTGCTTATGTGTGTAGTTTTCTGCAATGGCTTCATCAGTTAAGctatgttttctttttaaagaTCTATTTACACATTGGTTCTTCTCACACACATTCGCACTATATGCACATTTTTGTGCTTgttgttcataatattttctatttttcattCTCTTTCTGCTTTTCCTTTTCGTTTTCTTTTCTGTTGTCTCTGTCGCTACTTCTGCCCCTCCTTCTACTTCTGCTTCTTCATCTTCCTCTTCCGCATCAGACAGAAGATTATTCGGTTTCAACTCGTACCCTTGTagcttttccttttcttttatacctttatttaaaaaatgcttGTAGCACGAAACAAAATCGCTAGATGatttctttttcaatttaGTAAAACATTTTGCATAATAAAGAATAGAATTCATATCAATGTATGAACTGTCTAtcgaaataatttttctaaaatggtaaaaatattcctcgtcgttataaatattacagaCCCATTCAGATGTATActcttttaaataatcaaGTATTTGGATAAAgcacattttaatattacataGTATTTGTTCTACATATTTATCAGGATCAGAATTTATAAGACCAAACATTATTTCGTTAAGCACCTTTTTACGTAGTTTTCTCTTCGTAGTTGTGTTACTATTCCCATTTTTACTTGACTCACATGTACAATATGTGTTGGCTATATACACAAGCAATAGTGGCACAGATATATTAGCTTCCTTAGAAACCTTTCTCTTCTtttgattattattattatgatcaTCAATAGAGTTATCCTTACTGACTTGTCCATTCGAAGTGCCATTCAAAGCGGTACTTGAGGCGCTAGTCCCACCAGTTGGTCTATTCCTAATAACATCGTTACTAGTACTACTACTACCGATGTTGCCATTACCTGCGCTTAAAATGGACCTTTTCTTTATCTCCTCAAATAATGGTGCattataatttcttaaataattgtatatttttatggctatatttttaaataggaAATCTTTTCCATCTTCAAATGGTGCACTCATTTGTGTATTCAAACATTCGCTGTTACTTTGAAATGTTTGACTTTCGTTGTATTTACTGTTTTCTTTATGTTCTCGCTTACATTTCAATAACtcatcatcttttttttcttcctcatTTGTGTACTCCTCTACATTTTTCGCATTTTGCACAATTTTATCATCACCTGGGTTTGTTATACCCGTGTCGTTATTTGTACCATTCACAGGAATGACAGAAAAAGAATTTCTGCTACTATTATGGAAGCAATTATATCCTCTATTATTATCACCAGTAATACTGCAACTACCTTCGATGCAGTAGAGCTTCATTAAATGTTCACATAGACAGTCATAATCTATGTGCATATCGCTTAATTGTAAGTCCTTATCCTGacatgtataatttttcctGTTCATATCATCCTTTTTTTcgattattttttctaaatataactttattaatttaaagtGATCATCATTGTTTGCATCCCACATCGCACAATTGTTTGTATTACTGATAGCACAATCGTTTGCATCCCTATTATTAAAGGTACTGTTATTATCTACATTATTATGATTCCCATCGTAGTGAAtacttttactatttttagaATGCTTTTCGTTGTTATACATTACACAGTTCATCATATTACATAAATCCCCATCATTACATTTATCATTCGAGTTAAACCTATTATCATTATCTCTCTTAtgcattaaatttatatcagccatattatttaaacaCATAGAATTTATCTTATTTACTTCATTaacattatatgtatgtgtattaCCATCATTATTGCCGTTCAAAGCTCGTTCATTAGTTCTTATCCCTTTTTCAATCTCATTACTATTATAAGTACAATCCCGTTCATTAATCAGTGGAGTACTTAAAAATTCGATCATCTGGTTCTTCATAAAACTACCGAAGCATGGCATTCCCGTGCTACCATTATTACATCCATTATTACATCCATTACTACATCCATTATTACATCCATTACTACATCCATTACTACATCCATTACTACATCCATTACTACAATAGTTATTGTAACTATTTCTGGTGatgttaattttgttattaccGCTTGTGTTACCAGTTCCGCTAACATCGgcattactgttattattggTTCCCTCGATAGTGCCCTCCCTCATATCTTTCTCTATATCTGCCATCCTTTTGCTGTTcctttcattatttttgtcAATACACAGGTTGCACGTATCAGTGgcgttcataattttattttcatcaataGTTGAATTGGAATCAAATGAATCTAAATTCTTGCcttgaaaaatattagacactttttttaattcatcaatataatttttacaattctctgctttatcatttaatttgCAATTTTCTAGATTTGTAATTTTGTCCATTGTACGTTAAATTTTTGGTTTTTCCACTTGAATGCAAATTGATTTGTTTTTGATCGAGAAGAAGAACATACatgcaaacatatatatatatatatatatacatacgtgtatcgttaatatataagcttccttttcttttaattttttttacaagttCACTCGTTTGGTCTACTTACAAATGTATCACTAtgaatattaacaaaatttaaaaaagttgaaaaaaaaaaaaaagaaaagaaataactacaaaaaaaaaattaggacAATTCACAtctttcattatatttgaatatgtaatttgtaaattttcatattcataaatttaaataatacattaacaAAAAGTAttgttttcttaaaaaaacaaaaaaagcaaaatataaaacaaaaaaagcaaaatataaaacaaaaaaagcaaaataaaaaacaaataaagcaaaataaaaaacaaataaagcaaagtaaaaaacaaaaaacaaaacaaaattaaaaaaacctATTCTTACTTTTTCGATAAAGCAAGTTTCCCCCTTTTCGCGTATGAAAAGTACGGATACTTACACGAACTGTTGAGAAATGGTTTCGTTGTACTTCTGCACACGCTTAGGCACATACAAgtgtgtatgcatatgtgtatggAGATATGCATATAcccatgtatatataaatacctATACGt from Plasmodium malariae genome assembly, chromosome: 11 harbors:
- a CDS encoding transcription factor with AP2 domain(s), putative; translated protein: MDKITNLENCKLNDKAENCKNYIDELKKVSNIFQGKNLDSFDSNSTIDENKIMNATDTCNLCIDKNNERNSKRMADIEKDMREGTIEGTNNNSNADVSGTGNTSGNNKINITRNSYNNYCSNGCSNGCSNGCSNGCNNGCSNGCNNGCNNGSTGMPCFGSFMKNQMIEFLSTPLINERDCTYNSNEIEKGIRTNERALNGNNDGNTHTYNVNEVNKINSMCLNNMADINLMHKRDNDNRFNSNDKCNDGDLCNMMNCVMYNNEKHSKNSKSIHYDGNHNNVDNNSTFNNRDANDCAISNTNNCAMWDANNDDHFKLIKLYLEKIIEKKDDMNRKNYTCQDKDLQLSDMHIDYDCLCEHLMKLYCIEGSCSITGDNNRGYNCFHNSSRNSFSVIPVNGTNNDTGITNPGDDKIVQNAKNVEEYTNEEEKKDDELLKCKREHKENSKYNESQTFQSNSECLNTQMSAPFEDGKDFLFKNIAIKIYNYLRNYNAPLFEEIKKRSILSAGNGNIGSSSTSNDVIRNRPTGGTSASSTALNGTSNGQVSKDNSIDDHNNNNQKKRKVSKEANISVPLLLVYIANTYCTCESSKNGNSNTTTKRKLRKKVLNEIMFGLINSDPDKYVEQILCNIKMCFIQILDYLKEYTSEWVCNIYNDEEYFYHFRKIISIDSSYIDMNSILYYAKCFTKLKKKSSSDFVSCYKHFLNKGIKEKEKLQGYELKPNNLLSDAEEEDEEAEVEGGAEVATETTEKKTKRKSRKRMKNRKYYEQQAQKCAYSANVCEKNQCVNRSLKRKHSLTDEAIAENYTHKQIKIDTISTDVNCVSSEMHNSIMHNNTIQDKDIHNNDITLKIKKDKGKEEYSMNTGANTNSILSKDKENDEEDKIYYAPSYMRTSIETVINDSAKMDKYEHNFKLKLYNEDESEEAVIVDAELEAEEAPDVIRFVENKKCYSKNALFNDNKLPRDIINNTNMDKHYTSQEGNRCPQKFEEMCAENGDKKGEGHIESSEIKEEKKDYYVLVQSAQTVGGHEEKEGEQEEDVQVSCMNNKNYFDETFADKGLNSLDVSTDRKEGHVGCIIKEKDLRNEVDENHQKCRDTRYVEDQSRDYLNKHNNVLSENVLSYIKYSIHSDDKGIVQGEDLDASAGNLLQVSGKKIGVCANFDGEEYDSVYKSSHSSNNLMLKGKKKDENEDEDEDVVHVNMDVNIDVDVDVDVDANIKDSVDANVKDSVDANVKDSVDANVKDNVDANVKDNVNGEKNKQYTTVITLTENNISYLLSEKKKMNMKNKKGNNPNIDEIASNDELLVNNESVLNISISKNINPKEGNMNKTNAFTNVASYIKNVKKINKRRSRIKLIYLKKIMNTLFCRDVFTYSIIFSPVLIKVGKGTLAIKGNILYNIILKLNNLRIVEIENQKMNRLALYKNVNMGGNHEHMNYLLNQFLHHWVSSYTNGRKGVEEVGVDAGARRNGDQCVDDQINSKMIYHIATNWMNKERTNLYNNYNCNEQGKYSEHDDEQEIIRKFSVLLLDDIREDILYRKMHLLKENLHKNNEDCMCIRNPIIDSFDSFDSFINYILNNDHRFSSYMNRIFLGNGNMYDGRAYTENYGNKNGTTYVRDNDTASSINKQLVDLIKDMLLQYDGNMSKCVEQSISAHVNDHDEEELTDKNNKEDSGITNNQSDTRNECNSTTDAPKKGSKKGSEEVNAEGVDEHNDGDDNANNKEYRGIGSSNVASNGSGYPVTDRTNESNANNTSDSANMANTNVLNKEIFFKLLKIYLLSKTLNLRELNCKNNFNEQNGLRNNAERGIFNKGDMLNDSLEDPVDNLHVSSNCTCESSWKCSNNNNTYLGYVLNNSKDYYNLPYTYDHYHTNCKNILNNYLFKNIYLNSNITSTFNLTHNRSFPLNEENKDYRGAMNYNGNNFLSSLNPWNDMKHLYQGFGKNANKCTHHISDYNSSSVGNSGKEKIPFSDVNPSQIASFFLTEHNTGKDGSCSSKESTKLNTLNVYNIIKPKNNNDVNKEHADNNSAFSPYEINVKMNILNILRNKSLHQGNLYYDKMIHEVKPLEESNRSAELNHVLGGDGNASSVSGAYVNGIDQGAVHLDSCTRGNNSGNSRGNGSDNYSGNSTNCACYRYKNLLNSEISKSVSKNYTNMKNGSNTDKKNHKDIQEHLIEESLRNNNSLFVDLKCPYGNIIDDDSKNCDYLYSCNNGDIGTGRSISAGTVNSTVNGTVNSTVNDTVNGTVGGTVNGTISDTASGSSNTVLMLSYLYGLLEKSKNGETTIDKSIADVYNHLYKYFSKCNNSGLLHKFMKGVEDHHTGRTINEAICTGGDENSNAKGFMDSCRFYEGDIYVLNNGSGSGSSNSGNGNGGAKSKREHGNLTDDTNRYCDYLYNDKNNSNYNDFIYNENLRNEKNYDLNDEEQPKSESNMIYHENNKRCKVNENKIKNCLSTLYNSILYKSGFYPGEGSVISAGIISASDAGNNGGGLVGLDNDSTHIGSNTNINININGNSSNNNSSNDNSNSNNNSNINKFMSPRRSSNLCEYLSNFTYSNMNETNNENVNHIDELGKFLLVRGEPSNSGNDDCVNGDGNGSRSANGSANGSANGRGNNSRSSKRNGNRSGNRSGNLNSSSERKMNTYKNIGENPARRRSNHYDINFNHSSSLFLNKGLNSSLELFNDGNCNEGNNCNGCDNCSGCSGYNDCNDDMMLHRYLTRRRRGAMGDFTDKLGAEERRGKKKDKRRLMQSRGCSENMQDNYHDNDIDNNNNNNSNGNRNGNGNGNGYGNDNNNEEGEEDEEVGEEENDEDERQNSINFLKLEDKEKNYHLISNFYNDGKKKLDLKNMYLNGNTRNSNSSYNNMVTCNKNKDLKNDHNEGNLCNIYSSKLRVKDERNKNVNFYLNNFTVEYGRGRRNKMVNQNYVNNYEVERKNYGKRDMSTLNGGPTSTSASVDVNNTKSSSMPDANGKMNNCVTFITSGRNNSKDKIKLNKDGSPTPMGKANSSATGGGTTIGAASSGGNTSKGVGTRRVNAKVKNNNDVVGANENYEFKFSASELKPQRGVYFDRSQKAWIGSWYEEGKQIKRRFKIKYYGWDEARNLATKARFAFENRTKNLKNSKKRSSAGANNTASGSGGSSGNGNGNNHCLNEEGMGDTILDENSTNINKTNAVSNYTVGARMNSQCASSGSRNNYNEVDVSKNYNENYENNTVYNEGGVVNRRISSRRGTTLRSTSEHVDDSNEAPIQKRDGRRNVYNSNCNINGRNSKVPENNNYERRSGMVEEGKHRLNNSSCRASNDNSNNTNSGNNSNNSNNSGNSSGTNNITSMEKRNGKNNKYADSMNYSSNVDGLCIFDGATKEKKLNETNQNRDDFDYENVVYDEYAYGKGGNYPYKNESSCDGYSAISRRLGGANSSSNTNDKGQDAAHFGEWNSLQSAKGSFSKEEYINRTSGNNNANSTGNSIGSKGIASIRFEDISRDNYGSVDITDGRVRMKNQNQGGNKHYDEYYGKNVLEENTLEEEYEHGDLKNRRSNYSGSVDLNYDYCNGVNSSDRSGNIGSNGGNNSFGSGRKEKSKDNNSDVSNVDSKTRNVYLKYPNPKSMDTVITYAKSNTKRACDSSLLDNSVILPQGVFYQDSKKAFCANWYSNGKQEKRYFSINKFGEERARNLAIAARKKFEHVYKKNNNANANVNTNVNVSGNANVKDLSSTCAITKSESIKDSAYIDSFNVDEFHGKSKTVHSNYQSHYHNNSNLNVDDKKGSSTKKNSSTYSNDNSSGSVSGNKGSSVSGRAVEAHPMINNADMRFSSNVCCTSVDNNNGSSNVSHSTFNEINKNNDNVHNNNSSNTYNNNSSGVYNSCNVITIDRNVEDDHMNATSEGVPDIRNYANDNNTYVNNTHSNNTNANNTNANNTHANNPLLGNAHDSNGHDNNATTDMINSSIKNLVHSMKKCSDNMSEHNECMEKDDKERSSRNVHVDDGNDDDTNDDDANDDDAVDDDANDVNVDDVNVGMNVDANVDGSRLCNGEEIIGGKGIPVNILNSKRSNIFINKNDMTVPANGNSGNNENDGYNDNSTYDHNNDNNDKDHNNDKDHNNVYNDNNDYDYNCNDGNNIDIFKMSNQESNIHLYIPALNEKVNKETMADEEINMSLSSPSTTFEHKVKDYPSSLDLFNNKGSQKNGINKNVRKEIDDVSIYNKLDKTSSTPAGVYMIRINGIVQAWRAEWRSPSGCKRTKNFGINTYGSSLSKKLAIEMRARMTGECLVSDDGTIFDYTNKKGSKNS